One Rhodocyclaceae bacterium genomic region harbors:
- a CDS encoding SDR family oxidoreductase: protein MDLGIAGEHALVVGGSEGIGFASARTLLENGAKVTIVSRNPEKLARAADQLETSVGRPVRHFAADITQTYDVAKLTDWLRSDDSDGGPRLDILVSAVGGSQRALFEELTDDAWLANYEFNVLSAVRSIRLALPMLKEAGTGSIVLLGAAGARMPYEHQVVSNVHKAGLIALTKTLAAELSRFGIRVNSVSPGRTRTALWAKRAAQLAAERGVDAEDVISEFARDIPLRRFGRPEEIASMVAFLASHQASYITGQSVLVDGGIARGLL, encoded by the coding sequence ATGGACTTGGGCATCGCTGGCGAACACGCACTCGTGGTCGGCGGCTCGGAAGGCATCGGTTTTGCATCGGCACGCACCCTGCTCGAGAACGGTGCCAAGGTCACGATCGTGTCGCGCAACCCGGAAAAGCTCGCGCGCGCGGCCGACCAGCTCGAGACATCCGTCGGTCGGCCCGTGCGTCACTTCGCAGCCGATATCACCCAGACCTACGACGTGGCCAAGCTCACGGACTGGCTGCGCTCGGACGACAGCGATGGCGGCCCGCGCCTGGACATCCTGGTCTCGGCGGTCGGTGGCAGCCAGCGCGCCCTGTTCGAGGAACTCACCGATGATGCGTGGTTGGCCAACTACGAGTTCAACGTGCTGTCCGCGGTCCGCTCGATCCGGCTCGCATTGCCGATGCTCAAGGAGGCGGGCACCGGCAGCATCGTGCTGCTCGGCGCCGCCGGTGCCCGCATGCCGTACGAGCACCAGGTCGTGTCCAACGTGCACAAGGCCGGCCTGATCGCGCTCACCAAGACGCTTGCCGCCGAGCTGTCCCGCTTCGGCATCCGGGTGAACTCGGTGTCGCCCGGCCGCACCCGCACCGCGCTCTGGGCGAAGCGCGCCGCGCAGCTTGCAGCAGAGCGCGGCGTCGACGCGGAGGACGTGATCAGCGAGTTCGCGCGCGATATCCCGTTGCGGCGATTCGGCCGCCCGGAAGAGATTGCCTCGATGGTCGCGTTCCTCGCATCGCACCAGGCGAGCTACATCACGGGGCAGTCCGTGCTGGTCGATGGAGGCATCGCGCGCGGCCTGCTCTGA
- a CDS encoding thiamine pyrophosphate-binding protein — protein sequence MNDPIPHDLIVHDAPVARAPSDVLFGSDAVAETLRRLDIPFIALNPGASYRGLHDSIVNYLGNRTPQMILCLHDEHAVHIAQGYWKASGRLMASALHSNVGLMHASMPIFNAWCDRTPVLILGANGPMDAARRRPWIEWIHTCADQASLVRDFTKWDNQPASVPAAVEALLRARQIALTAPRGPVYVNLDVALQEDRIPAMPPMPDFDRFAAPQDVHPSPDLVKQAAALLSNAKRPVMLAGRVSRSLDGWNARVALAEKLQMESVSHIKLAASFPTDHPLHVGPPGNRLGPEAAEALRDADVILSLDWLDLGGTFKQAFGDKPVGAKVIQVSCDQHNHRGWSMDYHVLPPVDLLLMCEPDAAVPLLLDAVQPRKSTVPVPKAAAGKVASTSAVTLQGVGDALRAALEGVDYCVTRLPLGWHGSYLPFKHPLDYIGVDGGAGVGAGPGITVGGALAIKDSGRIALGIMGDGDFLMGNTAIWTATHYKIPALFVICNNRSYFNDERHQEAIAVKRGRPPENRWIGQRIDDPDIDLAAMGTAQGALGIGPVKDFAEMRPAIERGLAHVKAGGVCVIDMRVLPGYDAE from the coding sequence ATGAACGACCCGATTCCCCACGACCTTATCGTGCACGACGCACCTGTCGCGCGTGCGCCCAGCGACGTCCTGTTCGGCAGTGATGCGGTCGCCGAGACGCTGCGGCGGCTCGACATCCCGTTCATCGCACTCAACCCGGGCGCGAGCTACCGCGGCCTGCACGACAGCATCGTCAATTACCTGGGCAACCGCACGCCGCAGATGATCCTGTGCCTGCACGACGAACATGCGGTGCACATCGCCCAGGGCTACTGGAAGGCCTCGGGCCGGCTGATGGCCTCTGCGCTGCATTCCAACGTCGGCCTGATGCATGCGTCGATGCCGATCTTCAACGCCTGGTGCGACCGCACGCCGGTGCTGATCCTCGGCGCCAACGGTCCGATGGATGCCGCCCGCCGCCGGCCGTGGATCGAGTGGATCCACACCTGTGCCGACCAGGCTTCGCTGGTACGTGACTTCACCAAGTGGGATAACCAGCCGGCTTCGGTGCCCGCTGCAGTCGAGGCGCTGCTGCGCGCGCGCCAGATCGCGCTCACGGCCCCGCGTGGTCCGGTCTATGTGAACCTCGACGTGGCGCTGCAGGAAGACAGGATCCCCGCGATGCCGCCGATGCCCGACTTCGATCGCTTCGCGGCACCGCAGGACGTGCATCCGTCGCCGGACCTCGTGAAGCAGGCTGCGGCGCTGCTGTCGAACGCAAAGCGCCCGGTCATGCTCGCCGGCCGCGTGTCGCGCAGCCTGGACGGTTGGAACGCACGGGTCGCACTGGCCGAGAAACTGCAGATGGAATCGGTCAGCCACATCAAGCTGGCTGCGTCGTTCCCGACCGATCATCCGCTGCACGTCGGCCCGCCTGGAAACCGCCTCGGGCCCGAGGCGGCCGAGGCGCTGCGCGACGCGGATGTCATCCTGTCGCTCGACTGGCTCGACCTCGGCGGCACCTTCAAGCAGGCGTTCGGCGACAAGCCGGTCGGTGCCAAGGTGATCCAGGTGTCCTGCGACCAGCACAACCATCGCGGCTGGAGCATGGACTACCACGTGCTGCCTCCGGTCGACCTGCTGCTGATGTGCGAGCCGGACGCTGCCGTGCCGCTGCTGCTGGACGCGGTGCAGCCGCGCAAGTCGACGGTACCGGTGCCGAAGGCGGCAGCGGGCAAGGTTGCATCGACCAGTGCCGTCACGCTGCAGGGCGTGGGTGATGCGCTGCGCGCGGCGCTCGAGGGTGTCGACTATTGCGTGACCCGCTTGCCGCTGGGCTGGCACGGTTCGTATCTGCCGTTCAAGCATCCGCTCGACTACATCGGCGTCGACGGCGGCGCGGGCGTGGGCGCCGGCCCCGGCATCACCGTCGGCGGTGCGCTGGCGATCAAGGACAGCGGCCGGATCGCTCTGGGCATCATGGGCGACGGCGACTTCCTGATGGGCAACACCGCCATCTGGACCGCGACCCACTACAAGATTCCGGCGCTGTTCGTGATCTGCAACAACCGGTCGTACTTCAACGACGAACGCCACCAGGAGGCGATCGCGGTCAAGCGCGGCCGCCCCCCGGAGAACCGCTGGATCGGCCAGCGCATCGACGATCCGGACATCGATCTCGCCGCGATGGGTACCGCACAGGGGGCGCTCGGCATCGGCCCGGTCAAGGACTTCGCCGAGATGCGTCCTGCGATCGAGCGCGGGCTTGCGCATGTCAAGGCAGGCGGGGTGTGCGTGATCGACATGCGGGTGCTGCCCGGGTACGACGCGGAATGA
- a CDS encoding Zn-ribbon domain-containing OB-fold protein, with translation MSERPLPVPDAATAPYWDAAHEHRLVMPKCNDCGAFHFYPRTLCPHCSSAQLEWTPCSGRAEVYSYTVVHRAPGPAFAAEVPYVVATVKLQEGPHLMTRIRGCAPEAVRIGMAVRVAFDDASAEITLPVFEPAGEE, from the coding sequence ATGAGCGAGCGTCCGTTGCCGGTGCCCGACGCGGCGACCGCGCCGTACTGGGATGCGGCCCACGAGCACCGGCTGGTGATGCCGAAGTGCAACGACTGTGGGGCATTCCACTTCTATCCGCGCACGCTGTGTCCCCACTGCAGCTCGGCGCAACTCGAGTGGACCCCGTGCAGTGGTCGTGCCGAGGTCTACTCGTACACGGTCGTGCATCGCGCGCCCGGTCCAGCCTTCGCGGCGGAAGTGCCCTATGTGGTGGCGACCGTGAAGCTGCAGGAAGGGCCGCACTTGATGACGCGCATCAGGGGTTGCGCGCCGGAGGCTGTACGTATCGGGATGGCAGTCCGGGTCGCCTTCGATGATGCGTCCGCAGAGATCACGTTGCCGGTGTTCGAGCCGGCGGGGGAGGAATGA
- a CDS encoding tripartite tricarboxylate transporter substrate binding protein: MNRSQRSASAWAPAAPDPSPASLAFVMAVAAAVLQAIPLPAAAQAWPVKPVRFVSPYPPGGANDVLARILAQKLGETMGQPFLVENRAGAAGNLGAELVARAAPDGYTLLMGQASNLTINVSLMAKMPYDPVKDLAPVTLVASTPNLLVVHPSLPVKTVKDLVALAKAKPGALNYASSGTGTAGHLAGELFNRAAGVKMVHIPYKGAAPALTDLVAGHVHLYFTSPISAQPFTRSGRLRQVAVTSLKRSPSSPGLPTVAESGFPDFDVVSWWGVLTPAGAPKEVISRLHAEIVKAIALPDIRAKFSDQGADPAASNTPEQFAALIQSEILKWGRLIKELGVRPE, from the coding sequence ATGAATAGATCGCAACGGTCTGCTTCCGCGTGGGCACCAGCCGCACCCGATCCATCGCCGGCATCCCTGGCATTCGTCATGGCGGTTGCCGCTGCCGTATTGCAGGCGATCCCGCTGCCGGCGGCGGCCCAGGCCTGGCCGGTAAAGCCGGTGCGTTTCGTGTCGCCCTATCCGCCCGGCGGTGCCAACGACGTGCTGGCCCGCATCCTTGCGCAGAAGCTGGGCGAGACGATGGGGCAGCCGTTCCTGGTCGAGAACCGCGCCGGTGCCGCCGGCAACCTCGGCGCGGAACTGGTCGCGCGTGCGGCGCCCGACGGCTACACGCTGCTGATGGGGCAGGCGAGCAACCTCACGATCAACGTGAGCCTGATGGCGAAGATGCCCTACGACCCGGTGAAGGACCTGGCGCCGGTGACGCTGGTCGCGAGCACGCCCAACCTGCTGGTCGTGCATCCGTCGCTGCCGGTGAAGACGGTGAAGGACCTGGTCGCGCTGGCGAAGGCGAAACCGGGCGCGCTCAACTATGCATCGTCCGGCACGGGCACCGCTGGCCACCTTGCCGGCGAACTGTTCAACCGCGCCGCTGGCGTAAAGATGGTGCACATCCCGTACAAGGGCGCGGCACCCGCGCTGACCGACCTGGTCGCCGGCCATGTGCACCTGTACTTCACCTCGCCGATCTCGGCCCAGCCGTTCACCCGGTCGGGCCGGTTGCGGCAGGTGGCGGTGACCAGCCTGAAGCGTTCGCCGTCGTCGCCTGGCCTGCCCACCGTCGCCGAATCGGGCTTTCCCGATTTCGATGTCGTGTCCTGGTGGGGCGTACTCACGCCGGCCGGCGCGCCGAAGGAAGTGATCTCGCGGTTGCATGCCGAGATCGTGAAGGCGATCGCCCTGCCGGATATCCGCGCGAAGTTCTCCGACCAGGGTGCCGACCCGGCGGCGAGCAACACGCCGGAACAGTTCGCGGCCCTGATCCAGTCCGAGATCCTGAAGTGGGGTCGGCTGATCAAGGAACTGGGTGTGAGGCCGGAGTAG
- a CDS encoding acyl-CoA dehydrogenase family protein: METPALEVELTDELRAMREAVRRFVDRELGPWAEEIDRSGEIPDGLIELMQRNGYCGMRLPVEYGGGGLSLFQYCIALEEFSRLHRAFTIAANYTSGMTPMAIARHGTPAQKEKFLRGFAAGRLKSGFALTEPEAGSDAASMRTRAERRGDGWVLNGRKHYISGGHVADVIMVMAVTDPEKRARGGITAFLVEKGMPGFSVTRVDTTIATDAIRLAELTFEDCVLPDSAVVGEVGNGFKVAMGSLNDGRMSVSCSCVGAAESLVERSIEHAKTRRTFGKLLAERQAIQWMLVDSAVDIAAARALCYDVLRRIERGEKVGSAGSMCKLFCSEMVGRVADRAVQIHGGMGVIRGFPVERFYRDVRHYRVGEGASEIQRIVIARDLLRGVKIED; the protein is encoded by the coding sequence ATGGAAACACCGGCGCTTGAGGTTGAACTCACCGACGAGTTGCGTGCGATGCGCGAGGCGGTGCGCCGCTTCGTCGACCGTGAGCTCGGCCCCTGGGCAGAAGAGATCGACCGCAGCGGCGAGATCCCCGATGGCCTGATCGAACTGATGCAGCGCAACGGCTACTGCGGCATGCGCCTGCCGGTCGAGTACGGCGGGGGCGGGCTGTCGCTGTTCCAGTACTGCATCGCACTGGAGGAATTCAGCCGGCTGCACCGGGCCTTCACGATCGCGGCCAACTACACCAGCGGCATGACGCCGATGGCCATCGCCCGCCACGGTACGCCGGCGCAGAAAGAGAAGTTCCTGCGCGGTTTCGCTGCTGGCAGGTTGAAATCCGGGTTCGCCCTGACCGAACCCGAGGCCGGCTCGGACGCCGCCTCGATGCGTACCCGCGCCGAGCGGCGTGGCGACGGCTGGGTACTGAACGGGCGCAAGCACTACATCAGCGGCGGCCATGTCGCAGACGTGATCATGGTGATGGCGGTCACCGATCCCGAGAAGCGCGCTCGCGGCGGCATCACTGCCTTCCTGGTCGAGAAGGGCATGCCGGGGTTCTCGGTGACCCGGGTGGACACCACGATCGCGACCGATGCAATCCGCCTGGCGGAGCTGACCTTCGAGGATTGCGTGCTGCCCGACAGCGCGGTGGTCGGCGAGGTCGGCAACGGCTTCAAGGTGGCGATGGGTTCGCTGAACGACGGTCGCATGTCGGTGTCGTGTTCCTGCGTCGGGGCGGCCGAATCGCTGGTCGAGCGCTCGATCGAGCATGCGAAGACCCGGCGCACCTTCGGCAAGCTGCTTGCCGAACGGCAGGCGATCCAGTGGATGCTCGTCGATTCTGCGGTGGACATCGCCGCCGCGCGCGCCCTCTGCTACGACGTGCTGCGCCGGATCGAGCGGGGCGAGAAGGTGGGTTCGGCCGGCAGCATGTGCAAGCTGTTCTGTTCCGAGATGGTCGGCCGGGTCGCCGACCGCGCGGTGCAGATCCACGGCGGCATGGGCGTGATCCGCGGTTTCCCGGTCGAGCGCTTCTATCGCGATGTGCGGCACTACCGGGTGGGCGAGGGCGCCTCCGAGATCCAGCGGATCGTGATCGCGCGCGACCTGCTGCGCGGCGTGAAGATCGAGGACTGA
- a CDS encoding tripartite tricarboxylate transporter substrate binding protein has product MTIGGVGGARAVQAWRPAARLGLAAAAAGLAWSAGAVLAQPVAYPAKPVRIVVPFAAGGPVDAVGRTLGQRLSEGLGQPVLIDNRGGAGGSIGMEVMVRAVPDGYTLGVGSLGSLVLSPVIDPKLRYDPLKDVTPIASVAVTHYVLAVHPSVPAKTAQDLVRIARERRGKLNYGSSGVGSISHLIAEALQSATPGIEMVHVAYKGIAPALAALIGGEIDLAFLTLPQAESSAKAGRLRLLAATGATRPEGAKALPTLLEAGLKVHPVEGSYGLVGPAGLPRDVVVRLNAQVNAALKSPDFRQRFESQGFEAVAPNSPEDYVKQIRGDLEVFGRVVKRAGIKPEG; this is encoded by the coding sequence ATGACGATCGGCGGTGTCGGTGGCGCGCGCGCTGTTCAGGCGTGGCGCCCGGCGGCACGGCTGGGGCTGGCCGCGGCCGCGGCCGGCCTGGCGTGGTCGGCCGGCGCGGTGCTGGCCCAGCCGGTTGCCTATCCGGCCAAGCCGGTACGCATCGTGGTTCCGTTCGCGGCCGGCGGGCCGGTCGACGCCGTCGGGCGCACGCTCGGTCAGCGGCTGTCCGAAGGGCTGGGCCAGCCGGTTCTGATCGACAATCGGGGCGGAGCCGGTGGCTCGATCGGCATGGAGGTGATGGTGCGCGCGGTGCCCGACGGCTACACGCTCGGCGTGGGCAGCCTCGGCAGCCTGGTGCTGTCGCCGGTGATCGACCCGAAGCTGCGCTACGACCCGCTGAAGGATGTCACGCCGATCGCCTCGGTCGCGGTGACCCACTACGTGCTGGCTGTGCATCCATCGGTGCCGGCGAAGACTGCGCAGGACCTCGTGCGAATCGCACGCGAGCGCCGCGGCAAGCTGAACTATGGTTCATCCGGCGTAGGATCGATCTCGCACCTGATCGCCGAGGCGCTGCAGAGCGCGACCCCGGGCATCGAGATGGTGCATGTCGCCTACAAGGGCATCGCCCCGGCACTCGCAGCCCTGATCGGCGGCGAGATCGACCTTGCCTTCCTCACGCTGCCACAGGCTGAGAGTTCGGCAAAGGCCGGCCGGCTGCGCCTGCTCGCTGCCACCGGCGCGACGCGGCCGGAAGGTGCGAAGGCACTGCCGACCCTGCTCGAAGCGGGGCTCAAGGTGCATCCGGTGGAGGGCAGCTATGGGCTGGTCGGTCCGGCTGGCCTGCCGCGTGATGTCGTGGTGCGTCTCAATGCGCAGGTCAACGCTGCACTGAAATCTCCGGATTTCCGCCAGCGGTTCGAATCCCAGGGCTTCGAGGCGGTGGCCCCGAATTCGCCCGAGGACTACGTGAAGCAGATCCGCGGCGACCTGGAAGTGTTCGGCCGCGTGGTCAAGCGGGCGGGCATCAAGCCCGAAGGCTGA
- a CDS encoding thiolase family protein, with the protein MKTNAAIVGIGESRVGKVPDRSALQLQADAAQAALADAGLSMSDIDGLLTTPVRVEHWNMPAGVVAHHLGIRPAFLSTVDLAGASGAAMIHQAAMAIASGQCTTVLCVAGQNLLSHGSRSTAVRKMAEGGSAHPQFEVPYGPLVPSLYALVAQRHMHEYGTTAEQLAEVAVAIRRHASLNPNAHKREPITVADVLGSKMITSPLHILDCAIVSDGAAAAIVTSAERARDLRSRPAHLLGQGYGLRHSHIGDTSLTTTGAVDSGRDAFRTAGLSPSDVDVAQIYDCFTITVIVELEDLGFCAKGEGGAFVEGGRIGLGGALPVTTHGGLLSGGHPGLGGGFFHVLEGVRQVRGDAGERQVPDAKVALVHGNGGVISVHCTLLLGQEGRT; encoded by the coding sequence GTGAAGACGAACGCTGCGATCGTCGGCATCGGCGAGAGCCGGGTCGGGAAGGTACCGGACCGCTCGGCGCTGCAGTTGCAGGCCGACGCTGCGCAGGCCGCGCTCGCCGACGCCGGGCTGTCGATGTCCGACATCGACGGACTGCTCACCACCCCGGTGCGGGTGGAGCACTGGAACATGCCGGCCGGCGTGGTGGCGCACCACCTGGGCATCCGCCCGGCCTTCCTGTCCACGGTCGACCTCGCGGGGGCATCGGGCGCGGCGATGATCCACCAGGCGGCGATGGCGATCGCTTCCGGGCAGTGCACGACGGTGCTGTGCGTGGCCGGCCAGAACCTGCTGAGCCATGGCTCCCGGTCGACCGCGGTGCGCAAGATGGCCGAGGGCGGCAGCGCGCACCCGCAGTTCGAGGTGCCGTACGGGCCGCTGGTGCCCTCGCTCTATGCGCTGGTTGCGCAGCGGCACATGCATGAGTACGGCACTACCGCCGAGCAACTGGCCGAGGTGGCGGTGGCCATCCGCCGGCATGCGTCGTTGAACCCCAACGCGCACAAGCGCGAGCCGATCACCGTGGCCGACGTGCTCGGCTCGAAGATGATCACATCGCCGCTGCACATCCTCGACTGCGCGATCGTCTCCGACGGCGCGGCGGCGGCGATCGTCACCAGTGCCGAACGTGCGCGCGACCTGCGCTCGCGCCCCGCCCACCTGCTGGGGCAGGGCTACGGGCTGCGCCACAGCCATATCGGGGATACGTCGCTCACCACCACCGGCGCGGTCGATTCCGGCCGCGATGCGTTCCGCACCGCCGGGTTGTCGCCATCGGATGTCGATGTTGCGCAGATCTACGACTGCTTCACGATCACGGTGATCGTAGAACTCGAGGACCTCGGCTTCTGCGCCAAGGGCGAGGGCGGTGCATTCGTCGAGGGCGGACGCATCGGGCTGGGCGGGGCGCTGCCGGTGACCACCCACGGCGGCCTGCTGTCGGGCGGCCATCCCGGCCTGGGTGGCGGGTTCTTCCACGTGCTGGAGGGGGTTCGCCAGGTGCGCGGCGACGCCGGCGAGCGGCAGGTGCCGGATGCGAAGGTCGCGCTGGTGCATGGCAATGGTGGAGTGATCAGCGTGCATTGCACGCTCCTCCTCGGCCAGGAGGGCAGGACATGA
- a CDS encoding acetate--CoA ligase family protein gives MSKQTQVAPDAPAPGAQAPRADLAHFFAPRSVALVGATDDRSRFAGKVLMRLANFGYGGTVYPVNPRFSEVGGRRCHPSVADLPEAPDHVGIVVPTGQVLPILEACAARGARFATVYSGGFAETGTTEGRALQAEITALARRTGLRVMGPNCNGMVNFVDGFTMTTSATVARRRAAGNVAVVAQSGGAGQVNVMWRAQEAGIGISYEVSCGNSADLNIIDFIDFMVEDESTDVIMVLAEHIPDGARLIEAAGRAAAKAKPIVMVKLGRTAAGSHAAASHTGAMAGADDICDAALRQCGIIRVDDCNELYETAMLLRTRRLPRGRRAAATTISGGNGVLLVDLGASVGIEFPSYTADTEAALASLLPKHATTANPTDVTNAALGQPGLFHRCISTIAADHNIDVVVPIFTLAAASDIRQAVQAARETDKPVALLWTGGCNDDPSLTPAVLAAEGVAVYRNTLSCMKAVRASVDYAVFLRSARRSTAPARPPGVDPDTVGRLLDGLRGNMTERASKAVLAACGLPVTAERLARDADEAVAAATAIGGTVAMKIESADIPHKTEAGAIRLGVQGEAAVRIAFAEVMAAAERFRPDARIDGVLVQEMAPPGLEMMLGVVTDPVFGPVVVAGLGGIHVEVLRDIAFRVAPVSEAEADAMLRELRGYRLLEGVRGAAPRDIEALRDALVRLSWLAHEQQASLAELDINPLVLYERGAGAKVVDALIVGRGSDGNTGA, from the coding sequence ATGTCGAAGCAGACGCAGGTCGCACCCGATGCGCCGGCACCCGGCGCGCAGGCGCCGCGTGCGGACCTCGCGCACTTCTTTGCGCCGCGTTCGGTCGCGCTTGTCGGCGCCACCGACGACCGCTCGCGCTTTGCCGGCAAGGTGCTGATGCGGCTCGCCAACTTCGGCTATGGCGGCACGGTGTACCCGGTCAACCCGCGCTTCAGCGAGGTCGGCGGGCGGCGCTGCCATCCGTCGGTGGCGGACCTGCCCGAGGCGCCGGACCATGTGGGTATCGTCGTACCGACCGGGCAGGTGCTGCCGATCCTGGAGGCCTGCGCGGCCCGCGGCGCGCGCTTCGCGACCGTCTACTCCGGCGGCTTCGCCGAGACCGGCACGACCGAGGGGCGGGCGCTGCAGGCGGAGATCACCGCCCTTGCGCGGCGCACCGGGCTGCGCGTGATGGGACCGAACTGCAACGGGATGGTGAACTTCGTCGATGGGTTCACCATGACCACTTCGGCGACCGTGGCAAGGCGCCGGGCGGCAGGCAACGTTGCCGTGGTCGCGCAAAGCGGCGGCGCCGGCCAGGTGAACGTGATGTGGCGCGCCCAGGAAGCGGGCATCGGCATCAGCTACGAGGTGAGTTGCGGCAATTCCGCCGACCTGAACATCATCGACTTCATCGATTTCATGGTCGAGGACGAGTCGACCGACGTGATCATGGTGCTGGCAGAGCACATCCCCGATGGGGCGCGGCTGATCGAAGCCGCAGGCCGCGCGGCGGCGAAGGCAAAGCCGATCGTGATGGTCAAGCTCGGGCGCACCGCTGCCGGCAGCCATGCAGCGGCCTCGCATACCGGGGCGATGGCCGGGGCCGACGATATCTGCGATGCAGCGCTGCGCCAGTGCGGGATCATCCGCGTCGACGACTGCAACGAGTTGTACGAGACCGCGATGCTGCTGCGCACGCGGCGGCTGCCGCGCGGCCGGCGTGCGGCAGCCACGACCATCTCCGGTGGCAACGGCGTACTGCTGGTCGACCTCGGTGCCTCGGTGGGCATCGAGTTCCCGTCGTACACCGCGGACACCGAGGCTGCGCTGGCCTCCCTGCTGCCCAAGCATGCGACCACCGCGAACCCGACCGACGTGACCAATGCGGCGCTCGGCCAGCCTGGCCTGTTTCATCGCTGCATCTCGACGATCGCGGCCGACCACAACATCGACGTGGTGGTTCCGATCTTCACGCTGGCTGCGGCCAGCGACATCCGGCAGGCGGTGCAGGCGGCACGCGAGACCGACAAGCCGGTCGCGCTGCTCTGGACCGGCGGCTGCAACGATGACCCGTCGCTCACGCCGGCAGTGCTCGCGGCTGAAGGGGTGGCGGTCTACCGCAACACGTTGTCGTGCATGAAGGCGGTGCGCGCATCGGTGGACTATGCGGTCTTCCTGCGCAGTGCACGTCGCTCGACGGCGCCAGCGCGGCCTCCGGGCGTCGACCCGGACACGGTGGGGCGCCTGCTCGACGGGTTGCGCGGCAACATGACCGAGCGCGCGAGCAAGGCAGTGCTGGCCGCCTGCGGCCTGCCGGTGACTGCCGAGCGGCTCGCGCGCGACGCGGACGAGGCGGTGGCGGCAGCCACCGCCATCGGTGGCACGGTGGCAATGAAGATCGAGTCGGCCGACATCCCGCACAAGACCGAAGCCGGCGCGATCCGTCTTGGCGTGCAGGGGGAGGCTGCAGTACGCATCGCCTTCGCCGAGGTGATGGCCGCAGCGGAGCGGTTCCGTCCGGATGCGCGCATCGACGGTGTGCTGGTGCAGGAGATGGCGCCGCCGGGCCTCGAGATGATGCTCGGTGTCGTCACCGATCCGGTGTTCGGGCCGGTGGTGGTGGCCGGGCTCGGCGGCATCCATGTCGAAGTGCTGCGCGACATCGCGTTCCGGGTCGCTCCGGTTTCGGAAGCAGAGGCCGACGCCATGCTGCGCGAGCTGCGCGGCTACCGCCTGCTGGAAGGCGTACGCGGTGCCGCACCGCGCGACATCGAGGCGTTGCGCGACGCACTGGTCCGACTCTCGTGGCTGGCGCATGAACAGCAGGCTTCGCTGGCGGAGCTCGATATCAATCCGCTCGTGCTGTACGAGCGCGGCGCTGGCGCGAAGGTCGTCGATGCGCTGATCGTGGGAAGAGGAAGCGATGGAAACACCGGCGCTTGA